The Chlorocebus sabaeus isolate Y175 chromosome 22, mChlSab1.0.hap1, whole genome shotgun sequence genome segment gcggcatgatctcggttcactgcaacctccgcctcccgggttcaagcgattctcctgcctcagcctcctgagtagctgggattacaggcacgcgccaccgtaactggctgattttttggtattttttgtagtagagacggtttcactatgttggccaggctggtctcgaactcctgacctcaggtgatctgcctgcctcagcctcccaaagtactggtgtgggccaccgcgcccagcctgaacctatattttaaaattgaacaaTGCAACATAAAATCCAGATTTCcagcttcttttgaaaactggcagattAAAGCAGCCGTGGGCCTACTTCCTGCCCACTCTTGGTGATGAGAGCCCCCTGGACAGCCCCTGCCCCACTGAGAAGGGGTACATCACACCTGCTTTGTGTTTCTTAGTGCAGAGAAGGAAATCTATCAAAAGTGAGACTGAAAGCAGGCTGTGTGATTTTCTTGCAGCTGGCCTAGCCTGTCAGTTACATGCTCAGCCAGGACACGTCTGAGTTTGAGGTCCTTGGTGTAGGGGAAGTGCTCTGTAGCCTCAAAGCACAAATGTGGGGTGCATTACACAGGCTGCCCAGTGGGAACTGTGTGCCCTGGTGGAGGAGGGGAATCAAAGGAGACAAAGGGAGTGGGAAGGAAGAACTGTGGTCACAGAGGGGCCACACTTGCTTCTGCTCTCAGGCTGGTTCCTTGGTGGCCCTGTAGATTCTGGGCCTTTGAGTGAACCATCCCCTCTTCCACCTGGAATGCCTCCCAGCTGTCCCTTGTCTCACTTCTTCCAAGGGAGCCTCTCAGACCTCCCAGCCCTGCTAGTCTCACTTCTTCCAAGGGGGCCTCTCAGACCCACCCTCTTCTCTGCCGCCTGGGCTCCTGCTGACAGACCCACTCAATAGCAACTGATCATGTGTCCTGGGGTATCTCTTAGGCTGTCATCTCGTATCACAAATTGTCATCGGTGTGCAAGTTTCTTATCTCTCCAACTAGCTGCAAACTCCTCCGGTTCTGGGACTGTGTCTCCCACTTTGCTGTGCAGCCAAGCACTGTGCTCTGCATTCAACAGGGACCCGGGACTCCCCATATGTATTGGAGAATGGATTGAATGGAGTAATAACATGAGGTTTTAACTCTATTTCCCAAAACAGGGTCCTGTGCATACAGTGGGATCCACAATCCCCAGTGTGTGCTGACTGAgtcaggagggagaggatgagaaTACAAGGGCAGCAGCTGTGACTGAACATGCTGTGGAGCTCAGGGAAGTAGACTTGCTGGAAGAAGGGAGAGGTGGAAAGCGTGTGAGAGATGTAGGagagagggagggcagaggaggaggagcccAGCCCGAAGACAGTGCAGGGCAGGATCACGTACCACTTTGGGCCTGAAGGGTGGCTCCAACCTCCGCTTTTCCAGCAGAGTCCAGTTTATGGTCTTGAAGAAGGGGTGGATTTTGATGTTTCCGGTCACTCCCAGCCTCTTGGTCGGTTCTCTTTCAAAGAGCTGCAACCCAGCAACCCAGGTTAGCACCCGAGGGCCATGGGAAATTGGAGCTTCAGCAAATCCCCAGCAGGCCCAGGGATGCAAAGCCAGGCTTGCCCCAGCCCCGCAGTCAGCCTGGGGAACAGTGGGGCTGAGGGAGGCCACTCTGGCATGCAGTGCTCCCAGTTTCCCCAGAGATGACAGGCTCTGGGCTGGACATCCACGACTTTGCTAATGggactttttattatttactatctgCCTGGCTGACAGCTGAGCATCgtatgtttctattttcttcccaACAACTCTGTGAGGCAAGACTGCTCATagcctcattttgcagataaggagaCGAACTCTAAGAGGTTGTGACCAGCTAGTCCCAAGCAGAGCCAGCGTTTGGCCTCGGGTCTGTCTGTCTCCTGACCCTGGGCCCTTAGTCACCATGTCAGGCTGATTCCATGCACAGGACTCGACAGGAGTTCCTGGGAACATGGTGAGAGAGCAATACCCTGTATGTTAGGACTGTGGCACCACTGAGGCTGCCATTCCAGAGACAGGAAGCTCCTCACCCAAAGCCCAGTGTctgccagcccctgcccctgccccagcccagcccagcccagcccagggcctGCACCTTCTCCAGGATGTCCTTGGACTCCTTGGTGATCCAGCGGGGATAATGCGGTGTGTCCACACGGATGGACTCGAAGagttcatcctcatcatcaccatgGAAGGGGGACTGGCCAATGAGCATCTCATACAGAAGGACCCCGAAAGACCACCAGTCCACTGAGAATGTGTACTTCAGGCCCTGTAGGATCTGAGGGGGAGCAGGTCAGCAGGAGCTGAGGTGCTGGGGCTGAGAGGGGCCCCTGGGCACGAGCCCTAGCCAGGCCACCTCAGCCTATGGGCTTTGGCTTGGACCTCACTGCCCTTGGGAAGCCTTCCTCCGCCCACCGTGGGGAGGCAAGGTGCCTGACTGAGCGGGGGTATGGAAGAGTATCAGCTCACCTCAGGGGCGATATAGTCAGGAGTGCCGCAGAAGGTGCTGGCCCGGTTCTCCCCGAATATATTCTCTTTGCACATCCCAAAGTCGGCAATCTTGATATGGCCATCCCGGTCCAGCAGCACATTGTCCAGTTTGAGGTCCCTAAGGACAGGGGACAGGTAAGAGTCAGCAGGGGccatttcttctccttccccaccctgcccGCCATGTCCTAATTTTCAGCCATATTAGTCCAGGACTGTCCCCAAGAGTACAAgggaatgagaaagagaaaaggaagcaggagaaagagatcCTAAAAACAGGTGCTTCCTGCAAGTCCCCTACTGTGTGCTAAACGCTGGGCACACACCGCCCTACTTCCTGAAACCCAAATGGGGCTCAAACAGGTGATGTCACTTGTCCAGGGTCCCCTAGCAGTCGGCAGCAGAAGTGATCCCCAGGTTCAGTTTTGTCTACCCCCCAAAGGTGGGGACCATGTCTATATTTAGTAATTAGTCATTTGAGTAGATACTTTATGCATATGGGAACTAGAAATGGCAAACAGTACAAAGTCTGCCTTCCACTGAGCTCAATCACCAGGCTCTCCTTAGAGCAATTCTAGGCGTGGACAAGCATATGGCAGCATGCAGCTtgctcccactttttttttttttttttttttgagatggagtctggctgtgtcacccaggctggaatgcagtggtgcaatcttggctcactgcaacctctgcctcccgggttcaagcaattctcctgcctcagcctcctgagtagctgagattacaggcatccaccaccatgcccagctaatttttgtattttttagtagagacagggtttcaccgtgttggtcaggctggtctcaaactcgtgacctcaggtgatccatccacctcggcctcccaaattgctgggattacaggcatgagccatcgcacccagcctctcTCCCACGTTTTAAAGCCTGAATGCTAATATTCGATACACACTCTCCCACAGGTTGGTTTTCCATTTAACAGTGTGTCTTGGCATTATCCCACGTCAGTACACAGAGCCTGGCCGCAGCCTTTTTGGTGGGTGTACAGTTTCTACCATAGGATAGAATCATAACTTATTAGATGAGACTTTATGGAACCAGTCTCTTCTAGTGGAAGCTTAGATGGCTTGATGGGTCTTCCGAGTGAGACTGATGGCTCCAAGGATGGGCGGGGCGATGGTGTCAAATATGGGCAGTGAGTTCCTAGTTCCTGGAGCTAAGCCAGCCTCAAATGGGGGCCACAGGAATGCTCGCACCAGGGTGGGAGATTTAGGCAAATCCCCAGCTAAAGATTGATTTCCAGCAGAGAAGGAACTGGAGTTGGGGGAATCCTGCTTGCAGCATTTCAGAAGATATGATGGGGCTGGAGCCTCCCCTCCCAAGAGCCCCCCGCTGCCCTAACCCCTGCACCTGTAAATGATGCCCTTGCTGTGTAGAAACTGCAGTCCACAGATTATCTCAGCTGCATaaaacctgggcaagagagagagacaaagtgtTCTAGGATCTCTGCCGAGCAGCCTCTGCTTCTCCTCGGGCCCTCATCCCCACTTCCAGGGGCAAGAAATGCTGCAAATAACTCCACGGACAACCTAAGCATGATCAAGTACATCTTGTATCAGGTAAGTGGGGGCTGGTAGCCCAGGCAGAAAgttctgaagggaaagctctcAGTGAGCCAGTTCTCTAAGAGTGTATGCATttatatgcatgtacacatgtgtttgcatgcatgcacacacacacggttaGTTTGGGGTGGGAGGGCATGTGAATGGGGAAAAGCAGGTCTGGGGGCCATGCACCAGGGTCCGGTGTCCTGTGTCATGTAAGACCACCATTTGCAAGGCTGCCCTGGCTGTGGCCCGCAGAGGGGCCAGGACCCAGAGTATTTGCACTGAGCCCCCAGCCGCAGCTCACTTGCCACCCATGGCTTCCTGTGTGTTGTGGACCCAGGCTACCCCCACATCTCCCCAGCTGCTGCTCTAGCCCAGGCTGGCTTTTctagggagagggaagaaggcaTGGAGGGCAGACTGGCAGTGGGTTCTGAGCCAGTGGCCCTTCCTCCATGCTGGGCCCTTCCCCACCATGTCCCTCACATACGTGGCACGGTAGAGTTCAAAGCGGCCTTTGTCCTGGATGTGGTACATCAGGTCCCCCCCGTTGAGGAACTCCATCACAAAGAACAGGTggtcctggggtggggagggtggtgaGCAGGGGTGAGGAACAGGCAGGAGGCTCCCTCACTCAGGGCCACTGGGGCCAATCCCCAACAGGAAACAGCAGGGACAGGCCCTGGCTGAGGGGGACAACTCTGCCCTGGGAGGCATGAGGGGGAAAGCATGGCCCTGCTTTAAGTGGCCTGAGTGGGAGACACAGCCCTGACTTAGAGGGGCTGAGGGGCTGTGGGACATGGCTGTGGCATGGGGCGGTGACGGCAGGAGGCCCAGGCACCTTGGTCTGGAAGGTGCAGATGAGGTGGGTGAGAAAGGGATTTTCTGCGGCGAGCGTCAGCACCCGCTTCTCAACCATGGTGCATTCCACGTCGTCGTCGATCAGGACTACATCCTTCTTGAGGGCCTTGACGGCAAAGTACTCTCCTCTGCCCTTCAGCTCTCCAAGCAGCACCTGATGGGGAGGCACGGGTGCTGAGCAGGGGAGGACGGGGCAGGGGCCACAGCCCAATTCAgactcccgcctcagccacctaagtGGGAAGCAGCCAGGGTGAGGTGGGAAGCAGGTGCCCGGCCCACAGCCCTCACCTTCCCGAAGCTGCCTTTGCCCAGGACCTTGTGGAAGATGAAGTTGTTGATGTTGCACTTGCTGCTGCCCTCCCAGATCTTGCCGTAGGTCCCACTGTTGTCTGCCCGAGAGACGGCACCTCCTCAGACCGGGGTCTCAGTCTACACAACTCCCCTCCCCAGGGCCCAGGGTAGGCTGGGGGAAGGGGTCTCAGAGAGGAAGAGGCTCACTCCCCAGGGCCGGGGGTTCCTCCCATGTCTCACTTGACAACGGAAGGAAGGACAGTCCCCTTTCTTTGGCCTCAGGGGGAATACAAACTGTACAGGGCCAATGGACCCAGCTTCACCTTGCGAGTCCTCCCCAGCGACTCCGGTCTTCTTCTCGAAACCCTGGTATATCCCAACAGGCTCTGAGGAGGCCGAGTCTGATCTCCGGGAGGCTCTCTGGGGAGGGAGCAGAGGTGGGGGGCCAGATGGTCAGACCATTATCAGAACCCCTAGCCCAGAAGGAAGACCCCCAGGTATAACTCCACCCTCAATACCAAGAGGAGACAACAGGGGCACAGCCCAGGCCTCCTACTCGGGCTGCACGTACACAAGCACACTCTTCCCGGAGCCCAGAGAAGCCTCAGTGGTCTGAAAGGCTCTGATTACGAACAGAAGTTTTGTAAACGGAACCCTACCTTCCCAACCACTCACTCAATAGATTTTATTTGACTATTTAGCTTCATTTCTgattgattctaaaattttacCTTTAGGTTTTGTGGCATCCCTCAAGCCCCACCCATGTACAAACGTCCACACCCAAAGTCTAAGTTCAAAGTGTTCCAACACCCAATCCTGTGGTCCCCAGGTTTACCCTCAAGGAAAGAACTGCTTGAATAATGAATTTCTCATGAAAAAAAGGCCCCCTTCCTCTGCTGCCTAAATTCTTGAGTTGGATCTTCCCAAAGTAGAGTCCTGGGTCTAAATATACCCTGGctgtctgtggctccccagcagTGGCTGTGAGCCTTGACTGTCCCTGACCCCACTGCCCTGTGTCCAGGGTCCCCATAGCATCTGCCCACCTGGGTGACTTGGTTCAAGGCCTCGGCCAAGAGCTTCTGGTTGATGCCGCAGAGGTTGGCCACCTTCTCCCGGCATTTATGGTGCACATTCATGCCGCAGTCTGGGGTGAGGGAGAAGTGGGGCTGTCAGTCCTGGAGCTCAGCCAAGGGCAGGGGGCAGTGTAGGAGAGGGGCAGGAGAGCATGAGAAAGGAGGGCTTTAGCGGGGTCTGCTGGGTTCCAGTTTTTAGGAAAACATTGATCTGAAGCCATCATATATACttcaatctctcttttttttttttttgagatggagtttccctcttgttgcccaggctggagtgcaatggcgtgatctcggctcaccacaacctctgcctcctgggttcaactgattctcctgcctcagcctcctgagtagctgggattacaggcatgcatcaccacacccggctaattttgtatttttagtagagatggggtttctccatgttggccaggctggtctcgaactcccaacctcaagtgatccacccaccttggcctcccaaagtgcggggattacaggtgtgaggcaccacgcctggccaagcaCCTCaatctttcatgttttttttttttttttgagatggagtctccctctgtcacccaggctggagtgcagtggcgtgatctcggctcactgcaagctctgcctccccggatttgtggcattctcctgcctcagccttccgagtagctgggactacaggcacctgccaccatacctggctaatttttttgtatttttttgtattttttttagtagagacggggtttcactgtgttagccaggacggtctcaatctcctgacctcaagatccgcccacctcggcctcccaaagtgctgggaatacaggcgtgagccaccgtgcccggccaatctttcatgatttaaagaaaaaggaaaaaccagaagACATGGGACCTAATTGAAAACCCTTCAAAGAACATCTGGGTCAACTTAAGCCACTTTCCCTCCAGGGTCTTCTGTCTCATCTCTAAGTGAAGCAGAGGGCAGTGGAGGCGTGTCTGGGCGCCTGCCGGtgtgcaccacgcctggcttcagCATCCTCTGCTCACTGGCCCCTAATAGGGACTCTCTAGGTCCTGCTTTTCCCCTTCAAATGGCTCAGAGGGGTGGAGCCACCCACCTGtggtcacacagcaggtaagtggcagagccagtcAGGCCAGTGGGGAGGGTCCACCAAGGCCTCGCCCTCATCAGGTCCCTGAATGAGGTGCCCGTCTCTAGGTGAGGGAGCGAGGGCGGTGTCAGGTGGCTGGAATTCACAGCAGCACCAGCTGGGAGTGCCCCTCCTGCAGCCCAGGGGCGGGGTGGCACGCACCTTCACACTTTAATCCTTGCTTCACCAGTCCCCAGAGCAGGCTGCCGCAGTGGTCACAGAAGGTGGGGCTCATGTAGTTGTGAACCTTGAAGCGGTGCGGCATGTCGATGTTGAAGCGTTCTTTCTGGAACTGGGGGTGGGGGTATCACAGGCTGAGGGTCAAGTGCCAGCTCCAGCCCCTTCTTCAGCCCCTAGCACTCCCCCAACCCTGGGCACAACATCCCAAGAAAGCTCCactgggagaggaaggaaagactAAGAAAAATGGGGAGGGAGGGTAAGCTATCCCCGGAGGGCAGGGAGAGGGTGTAAATCCCTCCCATGTGGCTAAGCCCCCgatcccagccctgccccagccccaggctcaCTATGGTGTCCCGGCTGTTGGCCGCAGTGCCAGTGCATCTGCCGATGATCTTGTCGATGCATTTCTTGTGGATGGCGGCGTTACATTCTTGAAGAGGCACAGGCCcagaagggggaagggagggcacCGGGAGGGGCAGAGTCTATGAGCTGGTGCCTGCCGGTCAGTCCAGCCCTCTACACAAAGCCACCGTTCTCCTGACCACCCACACCCTCACCCCACAGAGGCCCAGCGCTTGAGTCTTCCTCCCGCCAGCCCTCGAAGGAGGGGCCTGGAGAGGACGGGGTGGAGAGGACAGGCCAATCTGCAGGGGCTTAGAAATGAAGGAGTCCTAGTGGGCAGGGAGGTGGGCAGAAGTTAGGGGGCACGGGGCATCGCAATATGAGAAGTGGGGGCAGTTCTTTCCCTCTTCCAAGCCCTGGGATAGCAAACAGCTCCTAAATGCCctctctcacacatgcacacggaCACGCCCCAAAACAGACACCTGTACATATACACAAAGCACGTGTAATAATGATAACAAACTTCTTACACAGAACGACTGCCAGCGGAAGGCACTTAAAATACAGCCTTACATATCTTACtccatttgatcttcacaatgaCCCTATTATACATTATAGTTATATCTAATTTATAGATGAGGGCCAGGCacaatagctcacgcctgtaaccccagcactttgggaggctgagatgggtacgtcacttgaggtcaggagttcgagaccagcctggccaacatga includes the following:
- the PRKCD gene encoding protein kinase C delta type encodes the protein MAPFLRIAFNSYELGSLQAEDEANQPFCAVKMKEALSTERGKTLVQKKPTMYPEWKSTFDAHIYEGRVIQIVLMRAAEEPVSEVTVGVSVLAERCKKNNGKAEFWLDLQPQAKVLMSVQYFLEDVDCKQSMRSEDEAKFPTMNRRGAIKQAKIHYIKNHEFIATFFGQPTFCSVCKDFVWGLNKQGYKCRQCNAAIHKKCIDKIIGRCTGTAANSRDTIFQKERFNIDMPHRFKVHNYMSPTFCDHCGSLLWGLVKQGLKCEDCGMNVHHKCREKVANLCGINQKLLAEALNQVTQRASRRSDSASSEPVGIYQGFEKKTGVAGEDSQDNSGTYGKIWEGSSKCNINNFIFHKVLGKGSFGKVLLGELKGRGEYFAVKALKKDVVLIDDDVECTMVEKRVLTLAAENPFLTHLICTFQTKDHLFFVMEFLNGGDLMYHIQDKGRFELYRATFYAAEIICGLQFLHSKGIIYRDLKLDNVLLDRDGHIKIADFGMCKENIFGENRASTFCGTPDYIAPEILQGLKYTFSVDWWSFGVLLYEMLIGQSPFHGDDEDELFESIRVDTPHYPRWITKESKDILEKLFEREPTKRLGVTGNIKIHPFFKTINWTLLEKRRLEPPFRPKVKSPRDYSNFDQEFLNEKARLSYSDKNLIDSMDQSAFAGFSFVNPKFEHLLED